In the genome of Artemia franciscana chromosome 16, ASM3288406v1, whole genome shotgun sequence, the window agcatttttattgcaGGGGCAAGAGGGGGTACACACCCGGGAAGTAAAAACTATAAGATTTCCTTTATGGGTGTAGTATTATGTGATGCCTTGCTCTTAAGGCGTCGGTTTTACATCAGCTTGCTGTTATATGCTTATGCTTATTTGCTCATCCTGGTTCATAAGGCTCATAATGTAATGAAATTCCATCTGCTCTTTGTGATAATCTTAAAGCAGCGCTTGGTAGAATGGAGAAAGACGGTGTCACTGAGAAGGTAAAAGTTCCTACTGAATGGGTCAACTCCTTGGTGGCCGCTCAAAAGAAAGATTGCACTCTTCGCCTCTGTATTGACCTTGTGAATTTCAATAAATCCATCAGAAGACCTTTCAACCCTATTCCAACGTTAGAAGACTGTACATCATACCTGTATGGAGCAAAGTACTTCACAAAGCTAGATGCACGTTCAGGGTACTGATCGGTGTTGCTTGACGAAGAATCCTCAGATCTAACTACTTTCAACACTACCTTTAGAATATACCTTTTCAAGCGTATGCCGTGAGGCATTATATTGGCACAGGACAAGTTATAAAGACCCATAGAGCAAGTTTTTGAAGGTCTCACTGGCTTTATAGTTATCataatttgttcgtttttgggtCAACCCTGGAATAGCATAATCAACGTCTTTTTGTCATCTTAAAGAGGGCACGAGGAAAAGGGGTGAGGTCAAACCTcagcaaattcaaatttggcATACGAGAATGCTGAATTACTTATCCAGATACATCCCCAATCTATCAACAAAGTGTAAGGATCTTCGTGACGTCTGCAAAGACAAAGACTTTGTTTGACAAACAAAACATAATGTTACCTTAAAGGAAATGAAGGGCTCCATTGTGTTGCACCTTTATTTCTTCGATCAGTGAAGTACCTCAATTGACCTGAGAGTTGATGCCTCGTGAAACGGCCTAGGAACATACATCTCGACGAATGGTCAGGCAATAGCGTATGCTTCTTGAGCCCTTACACTTACCGAGCAAAGATACTCACAGCTAGAGAAAGAGCTTTACGCCACCGTATTTGACCGCCGATGTTTCCACCTCTACATCGGTGGAGGCAAGTCAATGTATTCAATGATCATGGCTCTCTCTGTAGTCAGCAAGACTACATAGGTTGATGCTCCAGATTCAGCCATATGACTTGAGTTTCACCTACCAACCCGGTGCTGAAATACCAGTCACCAATGCTTTTTCTAGGCTCCACCTTTTAGACGTTGACGAGGCTACACAGAGAGAATTCAAAGCATATATAAACCAAGTTGTCAAATTACTTCCAGTGAGTGATTCATAACTACAAGAAATCCACAGCCAGTCTAAAGAAGAACTCCAGCTAGTCACACTCAGACAAATTATAGAAACTTGCTGACCGTTTTGCTGCAAGCTATGTTCTAGTCATGTATTGCCATTTTGGGGTGTCCGAAATGAGCTGTTCATCAACGACGAAAGCATCTTCAAGAGAGACAGGATAGTGGTACCAGTATGCTCGAGATCCAAGACCTTAAAGCAGATATACGCTGCCCATCTAGGGGtggaggaaacaaaaccaagagCTAGGATGCTCGTCTACTGGCCTTGACTGAACGCAGACATAATCTGATTGTCAGCTGCTACACATGCCGAAAACATAGCAGGAGCTCACAAAAAAGCCACTAATCTGCTCACCAGTTCTCCCATGGCAACAAGTTGGTTGTGACATATTCATTGGCAAGGAGCCAGCTACCTACTAATAGTTGATTACCATAGCCGCGTTTTTGAAGCTGATCTGTTGTGTGATTTAACATCAGAAGAAGTAATTTTGAAACTGAATTCACATTTCGACCGTTACGACATATCCCAGGTCATGATGTTCGATAATGGAAGCCAATCCGTGGCCCAAGAATTCAAGAGGTTTACTAGAGATTGGGGATTCGAGCGATCGAATCGCTCAAGGTTTACTAGTCTTGAACACAGAACTCCGTTGCTACATCTCCAAAAGTGGCTCATTTTCAAATCATTGTACAAAGCTGTCGAATCGCAGCTTGTTGGTgggcttttttttgttttgttttcttgcgAAGTTGGTGTTTATGGAAGTGGCTGTAAAAACCTCAACAATTTGTGTTACCATAGCCTCCTGCGACATACTCTGGTCAGGCTCTGGTCTAGTAGAGACCCAACGTAAAAATCAAATCAACAGCGAATAAAATTGTAATGGTCCGCCAGTCaatcaattgcaaaaaaaaagcatcACTGTGCAGTTTCAAAATTGCCTGGAAATCGACGTGCAAGGCTGGAAGGGATGTTCACGCTACCATCATGTCTTTCTATCAATAGTTCACTGGCACCTGATAGTGGAGATGGTCTGGTGAAAGATGATATGCGAGACATAAAGTTTGATGATGCACCAGATGAGGAGGAGGATCAGCAGCTTTAGCTCATCTCTTAGAGAGATTTGTCTAGATAACcgaagactacactgcctttccatgacgaaaatataacagtttaaaatagggataaaaccttttaattgacagtgaaaacaaatataaaatttttaactggacatgtgtccgaaatatccagttaaaaattatatatttgtttcccTATCAAttgaaaggtttcatccctattttgaactgttatattttaaagatttatctGAATCCTAAAGtgcaattttttgtaattttccccTATGTAAACGAAgtaggaaataaaaaataagatgatgcaagaattttttttcttatcaatccGTTGGAGAagagagaatattttctttttaaattcatgAGTATATGAAACTTACCACTTATGCGGTAAGTCACGGTACCTTACCAAAGTTCCCGGTAACTTATTTGGTAAGAGTAAGTCTTGAAACTTACCGGTAAATCTTGCACACTGtgcaaatattattataaaaatcacCAAGTCTTGTcttattttctatgatttcttTGTCATTCAGAAAATTATAGTTACTGTATATctaccttcttattcttccGTGATTGAATTTCTATCGTATTTGCAGGCATTGAGGATGTACTCATATCctcctttgaaagttttaaaacaggAAAATCTGATCTTGAACTAATACATAATAGGAAGTAAAAGAGTCTTAAACATCAGGAAAACCAATTTAATCTGAGCAAACGTGACGCAGGAAGTTTAGTACATTTTCGCACTTTTGCTATTGAATAGGTTCACCTATTTACTTGATAATGCGGTTTCAAAGAcggaaaatttacaaaatgtctGTCGTATTTGCAGGCATTGAGGATGTATTCATGTCCtcgtttgaaagttttaaaacaggAAATTCTGATCTTGAACTATTACATAATAGGAAGTAAAAGAGTCATAAACATCAGGAAAACCAATTTAATCTGAGCAAACGTGACGCATGTAGTTTAGTGCATTTTCgcaattttgttattaaataggTTCACATATTTACTTGATGATGCGGTTTCTCAAAGACGGAATATTAGCATAAATGACAATGGGGGACATATTAGGAGGtgtgatgaattttttttcccagttttttttttacattaaaaaagagcactgattaattaaaaaaaattacctgctTGAAGTAAAGTTAACTtctcccccttcccccaaatgACACCACTGATAGTCCCTAGAGTTGCCAGGTGCAGTTCTATTTCCCGTGCTGCCACCTTTAAGTTTGATAAGCACTATCGTAAATGTGTAAGAATTTCTTCCAAAACTTTTACAAGGATTCAGAAGATGCCTGTTCTTCACCTATGATAGCACCAAAGGACCTTGACATCTGAATGGGCCATGTTACAATTCTAGTAACATTTCTTACCTGTAGCCTAGTAATTGTTACTAGCTAACCTAGTAACAATTCTTACTTGGACTTCAGTATCCGATTTTGATGGACCAATtgcaaatattttgatttccgtagacaaaataggaaaattttagGTTTTCTATCTTTTACtaacttatttttgtatgagtattatctttatttttatctgtaTCTTGTTTTGCAttacctttttaaaaaaaagaggaagatgACTGGATCTGTGCATATTTTAACTTAGAAAGAATATTAGTAAGTATTTAACTTACTAGATTTGCTTATTTATTCCGACAGTTCAACGCGATTGATCTATTGATCAATCGATAAAGTCTAATGTTAGCTACTGGAGGATAGCAAATTGTTGGTCTATTTTGAAGCAATAAGAATTGCTTCAAAACAGACATCAAATTCTAGAAAATTATCTGGAGGAGATGGTTGAATCCTCTAAAACCAGTTGTCGCCATGTCCAATAGAGTggcaattgtaaaaatttaattgttcGTTAAAATAGTTTATTGCTGTTTCAGTATGTgacaattcaaaaaagaatatgGAAAACGATCGTAGTATTAACTGGTTAAAGTGTAATTCTTAATTCCGTTAATAGATTGGTTTAGTTACTAgtaataatttctaattaacTGTTTTGTAAgttaatcaatatttttagttattagtgTTAATTTTAACTGATCTGTCATTGATAATTCattgtatatttaattaattattcattaaatatttagttaatgtaataaactaattatttagCTGAAGTTTTAAATAAGCTTTTCCTAATAATTGTAATCATTTGTTAATGATAATTAATAGTCGATTATGTAATTATATTGAATTGATAATTGAGTCTAAGGGTTTACTAATCAATTAATGACTATTTAAGCATTTGCATTAGCTTATTTTAAGTAATTGGTTGTTTATTCAGTTTTGATTATGATTGTTAcggctttttttttagatatcgTGCCGTGTACCTCTGGCTCTGAGGATGTTTgtataaaacaagaaataaacccTCTTCCTAATTCCGTGGTTTCAATGAAAACTTGTTTATTCAAGGAAAACCATCAAGGAGGGCACTCATACGTCCGATCGGAAACGATTTCCGCTATTCTACATGCCTCTGATGTCACAGAAGAAGAGATCATACGTCAACCACCAATTGGTCTTCCAGAAGAAGTATCACATCCAGTTTCAGCTGCAAATGAAGATACATTGGACTTTGAAGCTTATGATTGTGATATGTGTGAAAAGACTTGTAGTTCCAATGAAGAGTTATCTCGACATCGAGAAAATCATATTAGAAGGAAACATAAGTGTGAAGATTGCTGTAAAACATTTTCCAGGAAGTCGCATCTTACTGCTCATGCAAGAATACACAGTGGAGAGAAACCTTATCAATGCGAAACATGTGATAAAAGTTTTGCTCAAAAGGCTGGATTAACTAGACATATGCGACTTCACTCTGGAGATAAGCCACATGAATGTCAGATATGtggcaaaaaatttattcaaaggTCAGCATTTCTTTATCATATGAGGATTCACAATGGGGAAAAACCATACTTGTGCGAAGTTTGCTTTAAGAGCTTTTATGACAGGTCAGCCTTGATGAAACATATGAAAAAGCATTCTGAAGAACAAATATTTCAGTGTGAATATTGCCAGGAGGTTTTTCCCCAGGCAAGGAATTTGGCCAAACACTTGAAGTTTCATTTAAAACCACACGAGTGTAAGGCATGCAAAAAGGGCTTTACAAAGCGGGTAGATTTGGCTAAACACATGATGATACATACTGGGGAAAAACCTTATACCTGTGACTTATGCAAAAAGTGTTTTACTCAAAAATCTCATTTGAATAGCCATATAATAATTCATTCATCAGAAAAGCCCTATGAGTGCGAACTGTGTAAGAAGATGTTTTCCCGACGTCCTGATTTGGCCAAACACATGCAGATGCACAGGGGAGAAAAACCTTACGAATGTTCAATTTGCAAACAGAGATTTTCTCAAAAATGCAGCTTAAATAAACacctgaaatttcaaatttgtcaaCCTGGGCCACTCGAGTGCAAATTTATTAAAGAAGAACTTTTTGCTGAATGTGTTGTTGATTAGACTGCCATGCATTTAACTGCCCTACAGCAAACCAATTCAGCTATAAATTGTGTTTTGCCTACTGATGTGACTGACCTCTAGCTACTCTAGGGCTACTGATATGACTAATCTCAGTGTTCTCAATGTCTAGCCTGTCACAGATAACTGGATATGTTAACTTGGCTGTATATTATAGAAGCACTGTGGAGTATAAGGAATAACAATATTTAACATGTCTGTCTTATTAGACTTATCATGTCCCATGTCCGGCCATATGGTCTAGATTGACTCTTCCCATGTTTCTCAGGCATTGATTATGGAAATAGTCCGGAGTTCTAGCATGTCCACTCAAATATGATTGGTCAG includes:
- the LOC136037054 gene encoding zinc finger protein OZF-like isoform X2, with product MKTCLFKENHQGGHSYVRSETISAILHASDVTEEEIIRQPPIGLPEEVSHPVSAANEDTLDFEAYDCDMCEKTCSSNEELSRHRENHIRRKHKCEDCCKTFSRKSHLTAHARIHSGEKPYQCETCDKSFAQKAGLTRHMRLHSGDKPHECQICGKKFIQRSAFLYHMRIHNGEKPYLCEVCFKSFYDRSALMKHMKKHSEEQIFQCEYCQEVFPQARNLAKHLKFHLKPHECKACKKGFTKRVDLAKHMMIHTGEKPYTCDLCKKCFTQKSHLNSHIIIHSSEKPYECELCKKMFSRRPDLAKHMQMHRGEKPYECSICKQRFSQKCSLNKHLKFQICQPGPLECKFIKEELFAECVVD
- the LOC136037054 gene encoding zinc finger protein OZF-like isoform X1, translating into MTESIPNSKLPVTQEDIVPCTSGSEDVCIKQEINPLPNSVVSMKTCLFKENHQGGHSYVRSETISAILHASDVTEEEIIRQPPIGLPEEVSHPVSAANEDTLDFEAYDCDMCEKTCSSNEELSRHRENHIRRKHKCEDCCKTFSRKSHLTAHARIHSGEKPYQCETCDKSFAQKAGLTRHMRLHSGDKPHECQICGKKFIQRSAFLYHMRIHNGEKPYLCEVCFKSFYDRSALMKHMKKHSEEQIFQCEYCQEVFPQARNLAKHLKFHLKPHECKACKKGFTKRVDLAKHMMIHTGEKPYTCDLCKKCFTQKSHLNSHIIIHSSEKPYECELCKKMFSRRPDLAKHMQMHRGEKPYECSICKQRFSQKCSLNKHLKFQICQPGPLECKFIKEELFAECVVD